A window of the Vigna angularis cultivar LongXiaoDou No.4 chromosome 3, ASM1680809v1, whole genome shotgun sequence genome harbors these coding sequences:
- the LOC108326105 gene encoding ankyrin repeat-containing protein ITN1, producing the protein MASHPNQTGTGADGQGEKDPPSPIPASAFQNPLSEISPSPSPSPSSSTAPALVLSNSGKRIDQTGRKKYVKQVTGRHNDTELHLAAQRGDVGAVRQILLDVESQVMGTLGDGDDDDLDTEIAEVRACLVNEENELGETPLFTAAEKGHLHVVKELLNHSTAQTVSKKNRSGFDPLHIAASKGHHSIVQVLLDYDPGLSKTIGPSNSTPLITAATRGHTEVVNELLSKDCSLLEIARSNGKNALHLAARQGHVEIVKALLSKDPQLARRTDKKGQTALHMAVKGQSCDVVKLLLDADAAIVMLPDKFGNTALHVATRKKRVEIVNELLHLPDTNVNALTRDHKTALDIAESLPLCEEASDIKECLSRDGALRANELNQPRDELRKTVTQIKKDVHTQLEQTKRTNKNVHNISKELRKLHREGINNATNSVTVVAVLFATVAFAAIFTVPGGDNDDGSAVVAAYAAFKIFFIFNAIALFTSLAVVVVQITLVRGETKAEKRVVEVINKLMWLASVCTSVAFIASSYIVVGRKNRWAAILVTLVGGVIISGVIGTMTFYVVRSKRSRSMRKKEKQLARRSGSNSWHHSEFSNSEVDRIYAI; encoded by the exons ATGGCCTCTCACCCAAACCAAACAg GAACGGGAGCTGACGGGCAAGGAGAAAAGGACCCCCCATCGCCGATCCCAGCATCAGCCTTTCAGAATCCACTTTCTGAGATATCGCCGTCACCGTCGCCGTCGCCGTCCTCATCGACAGCTCCGGCGCTGGTGCTTTCGAACTCGGGGAAGCGCATCGACCAGACGGGGAGGAAGAAGTACGTGAAACAAGTGACGGGGCGGCATAACGACACGGAGCTGCACCTGGCGGCACAGAGGGGCGACGTCGGCGCCGTGAGACAGATCCTTCTCGACGTCGAATCTCAGGTTATGGGAACTCTCGGCGACGGCGACGACGACGATCTCGACACCGAGATTGCGGAAGTGCGAGCTTGCCTCGTCAACGAAGAGAACGAGCTCGGTGAGACCCCTTTGTTCACTGCAGCTGAAAAGGGTCATCTCCATGTCGTGAAGGAGCTTCTCAACCATTCCACTGCTCAGACTGTTTCCAAGAAGAACCGATCGGGATTTGATCCCTTGCATATTGCAGCTAGTAAAGGCCACCACT CAATTGTTCAGGTTTTGCTAGATTATGACCCGGGATTGAGCAAAACTATTGGTCCATCCAATTCGACTCCACTTATAACTGCAGCGACAAGAGGACACACGGAAGTGGTGAATGAGCTGCTGTCGAAGGATTGTAGCTTGTTGGAGATTGCTAGATCCAATGGCAAAAATGCTTTGCATTTGGCAGCTCGTCAGGGCCATGTGGAGATTGTGAAAGCCTTGCTCAGTAAAGATCCACAGTTGGCTCGAAGGACTGACAAGAAAGGGCAAACTGCATTGCACATGGCTGTAAAAGGGCAGAGTTGTGACGTGGTAAAGTTACTTCTTGATGCAGATGCTGCCATTGTTATGCTTCCTGACAAATTTGGTAACACAGCATTACATGTGGCAACCAGGAAAAAGCGAGTAGAG ATAGTGAATGAGTTATTACATCTGCCAGACACCAATGTTAATGCATTAACCAGAGACCACAAAACAGCTCTTGACATTGCTGAAAGCCTTCCACTCTGTGAAGAGGCATCAGATATAAAAGAATGTCTTTCTCGAGACGGAGCACTCAGAGCTAACGAGCTCAACCAACCAAGGGATGAACTGAGGAAAACTGTTACTCAAATCAAGAAAGATGTTCACACGCAACTTGAACAAACCAAGAGAACCAACAAAAATGTTCATAATATTTCCAAAGAGTTAAGGAAGCTTCATAGGGAAGGAATCAACAATGCCACAAACTCAGTAACAGTGGTGGCAGTGTTGTTTGCTACAGTTGCTTTTGCTGCTATATTCACTGTGCCTGGTGGTGATAACGATGATGGCTCAGCGGTGGTAGCAGCTTATGCTGCTTTTAAaatcttcttcatctttaatGCTATTGCACTTTTTACATCTTTGGCCGTGGTGGTTGTTCAAATCACCTTGGTTAGAGGTGAAACTAAAGCAGAGAAAAGGGTGGTGGAGGTCATCAACAAGCTCATGTGGCTGGCTTCTGTTTGCACTTCAGTGGCATTTATTGCTTCTTCTTACATAGTTGTGGGTAGGAAGAATAGGTGGGCTGCTATTCTTGTTACATTAGTTGGAGGGGTGATAATTTCTGGAGTTATTGGCACCATGACTTTCTATGTAGTGAGATCTAAGAGAAGCAGGTCAatgaggaagaaggagaagcagCTAGCCAGGAGGAGTGGATCTAACTCATGGCATCATTCTGAATTCTCCAACTCTGAGGTTGATCGGATTTATGCTATTTGA